Proteins encoded by one window of Sorex araneus isolate mSorAra2 chromosome 3, mSorAra2.pri, whole genome shotgun sequence:
- the LOC129403687 gene encoding diazepam-binding inhibitor-like 5, translating to MCQVEFELACAAVKQLKTPLSDQEKLSVYSLYKQATQGDCNIPAPPSTDVRATAKWEAWTKNKGMSKIDAMRLYVAKVEELKKNDTG from the coding sequence ATGTGCCAGGTGGAGTTTGAACTGGCCTGTGCTGCTGTTAAGCAGCTGAAGACGCCCCTAAGTGACCAGGAGAAACTGTCCGTGTACAGCTTATATAAACAGGCCACCCAGGGGGACTGTAACATCCCTGCTCCTCCCAGCACCGATGTCAGAGCTACAGCAAAGTGGGAGGCCTGGACCAAGAACAAAGGAATGTCCAAGATAGATGCCATGAGGCTGTATGTTGCCAAAGTGGAAGAACTGAAGAAAAACGACACTGGCTAG